A region from the Lemur catta isolate mLemCat1 chromosome 7, mLemCat1.pri, whole genome shotgun sequence genome encodes:
- the TMEM132A gene encoding transmembrane protein 132A isoform X3, producing the protein MRARMAGRAAVAPRGPCGPWLCLLVALALDVVRVDCDQDPLDPVYLPAALELLDAPEHFRVQQVGHYPPANSSLGSRSETFLLLQPWPRAQPLLRASYPPFATQQVVPPQLTEPHQRPVPWDVRAVSVEAAVTPAEPHARVLFHLKGQDWPPGPGSLPCARLHATHPAGTAHGACRFQPSLGACVVELEFPSHWFSQGSTTRAELAYTLEPAAEGPGGCGPSGEDDPREQALPVGGVELRPADPPQYQEVPLDEAVTLRVPDVPVRPGQVFSATLLLRHNFTASLLTLRIKVKKGLHVKAARPAQPTLWTVKLDRFKGSKHHTTLITCHRAGLTEPDSSSPLELSEFLWVDFVVENGTGGAVTVTRPVTWQLEYPGQAPEAEKDKMVWEILVSERDIRALIPLAKAEELVNTAPLTGVPRRVPVRLVTVDSGGALVEVTEHIGCESANMQVLQVSEACDAVFVAGKESRGGRGVRVDFWWRRLRASLRLTVWAPLLPLRIELTDTTLEQVRGWRVPGPAEGPAEPEAEAAEEERRARGCRLQYQRAGVRFLAPFAAHPLDGGRRLTHLLGPDWLLDVSHLVAPHAHVLDPRVASLEGGRVLVGREPGVTSIEVRSPLSDSILGEQALAVTDDKVSVLELRVQPVMGISLALSRGTAHPGEVTATCWAQSALPTPKQEVALSLWLSFSDHTLAPAELYDRRDLGLSVSAEEPGAVLPAEEQGAQLRVVVSGAGAEGLPLHVALHPPEPCRRGRHRVPLASGTAWLGLPPAPTPAPVLPSSPAQSPPATEGSTGGEWRVAGNAGAGVGVRGKFERAEEEEARKEEAEAREEEEEEEEEEEMVPAPQRVTDLELGMYALLGIFCVAILIFLVNGVVFVLRYQRKEPPDSAPDPTSPQPHNWVWLGTDQEELSRQLDRRSPGLPKAEGGCPCESGGGGEAPTQDPCPPGGTSSSSSTLARKEAGGRRKRVEFVTFAPAPPAQLPEEPVGGPAVQSILVAGEEDIRWVCEDMGLKDPEELRNYMERIRGSS; encoded by the exons TGGACTGTGACCAGGACCCCCTGGACCCTGTCTACCTGCCAGCAGCCCTGGAGCTCCTGGATGCTCCTGAGCACTTCCGTGTGCAGCAGGTGGGCCACTACCCACCTGCCAACTCCTCTCTGGGCTCCCGATCTGAGACCTTTCTgctcctgcagccctggcccagggcccagccacTTCTCCGGGCCTCCTACCCGCCTTTTGCCACTCAGCAG GTGGTCCCTCCTCAGCTCACTGAGCCCCACCAAAGGCCAGTCCCGTGGGACGTGCGGGCTGTCTCAGTGGAGGCAGCCGTGACTCCAGCAGAGCCCCATGCCCGGGTCCTCTTCCACCTCAAAGGGCAAGATTGGCCGCCAGGGCCTGGCAGCCTGCCTTGTGCCCGTCTGCATGCCACACACCCTGCGGGCACTGCCCACGGAGCCTGCCGCTTCCAG CCATCCCTGGGCGCCTGCGTGGTGGAGCTGGAGTTCCCCTCACACTGGTTCTCGCAGGGCTCCACCACACGGGCTGAGCTGGCCTACACGCTGGAGCCCGCGGCGGAGGGCCCTGGGGGCTGTGGCCCCAGTGGGGAAGATGACCCCAGGGAGCAGGCCCTGCCAGTGGGTGGTGTGGAGCTGCGCCCGGCAGACCCTCCACAGTACCAGGAGGTACCCCTGGATGAGGCTGTGACTCTGCGGGTGCCCGACGTGCCAGTGCGGCCTGGCCAGGTCTTCAGTGCCACCCTCCTGCTTCGGCACAATTTCACTGCCAGCCTCCTGACCCTGCG GATCAAGGTAAAGAAAGGGCTGCACGTGAAGGCCgcccgcccagcccagcccaccctctGGACTGTCAAGCTGGACCGCTTCAAGGGCTCCAAGCACCACACCACCCTCATCACCTGCCACCGCGCCGGGCTCACAGAGCCAGACTCCAG CAGCCCCCTCGAACTCTCCGAGTTCCTGTGGGTGGACTTTGTGGTGGAGAATGGCACGGGTGGGGCCGTGACGGTCACTCGCCCCGTCACGTGGCAGCTGGAGTACCCAGGTCAGGCCCCcgaagcagagaaagacaaaatggTGTGGGAAATCCTGGTGTCGGAGCGGGACATCAGAGCCCTCATCCCACTGGCCAAG gctGAGGAGCTGGTGAATACGGCACCACTGACTGGAGTGCCCCGGCGTGTCCCTGTGCGTCTTGTCACCGTGGACAGCGGGGGTGCCCTGGTAGAGGTGACAGAGCACATCGGCTGCGAGTCGGCCAACATGCAGGTGCtgcag GTGTCTGAGGCCTGCGATGCCGTGTTCGTGGCTGGCAAGGAGAGCCGGGGAGGTCGGGGGGTGCGGGTGGACTTCTGGTGGCGCCGGCTCCGGGCGTCGCTGCGGCTGACCGTGTGGGCCCCGCTGCTGCCCCTGCGCATTGAGCTGACAGACACCACCCTGGAGCAGGTCCGCGGCTGGAGGGTACCTGGCCCAGCTGAAGG GCCCGCGGAGCCGGAGGCGGAGGCGGCGGAGGAGGAGCGGCGCGCCCGCGGCTGCCGCCTGCAGTACCAGCGCGCCGGAGTGCGCTTTCTCGCCCCCTTCGCGGCCCACCCGCTGGACGGCGGCCGCCGCCTCACTCACCTGCTCGGCCCCGACTGGCTGCTAGACGTGTCCCACCTGGTGGCACCGCACGCCCATGTGCTGGACCCGCGCGTCGCCTCGCTGGAGGGCGGCCGCGTCCTGGTGGGCCGGGAGCCAGGTGTCACCTCCATCGAG GTGCGTTCCCCGCTGTCTGACTCCATTCTGGGGGAGCAGGCACTGGCTGTGACGGACGACAAAGTCTCGGTGCTGGAACTGCGGGTGCAGCCGGTGATGGGCATCTCATTGGCCCTGAGCCGGGGCACTGCCCACCCTGGGGAGGTCACAGCCACATGCTGGGCACAGTCAGCCCTTCCCACCCCAAAGCAG GAGGTGGCCCTCTCCCTGTGGCTGTCTTTCTCTGACCACACCCTGGCCCCCGCTGAGCTCTACGACCGTCGTGACCTGGGACTGTCCGTCTCGGCAGAGGAGCCTGGTGCTGTCCTGCCAGCTGAGGAGCAGGGTGCCCAGCTCAGGGTGGTGGTGAGTGGGGCAGGCGCCGAGGGGCTGCCCCTGCACGTGGCTCTGCACCCACCCGAGCCCTGCCGCCGGGGCCGCCACCGTGTGCCCCTGGCCTCTGGCACcgcctggctggggctgccccctgcccccactccgGCCCCTGTCCTCCCATccagccctgcccagagcccgccAGCCACAGAAGGCAGCACAGGTGGTGAGTGGCGGGTGGCAGGCAATGCCGGGGCCGGCGTGGGCGTGAGGGGCAAGTTTGAgcgggctgaggaggaggaggccaggaaggaggaggcagaagccagggaggaagaggaggaggaggaagaggaggaggagatggtcCCTGCCCCTCAGCGTGTCACCGACCTAGAGCTGGGCATGTACGCCCTGCTGGGAATCTTCTGTGTGGCCATCCTCATCTTCCTGGTCAATGGGGTGGTCTTCGTGCTGCGCTATCAGCGCAAAGAACCTCCAGATAGCGCCCCCGACCCCACCTCGCCCCAGCCCCACAACTGGGTCTGGCTGGGCACCGACCAGGAGGAACTGAGCCGCCAGCTGGACCGGCGGTCCCCTGGCCTGCCCAAGGCAGAGGGGGGCTGCCCCTGTgagagtgggggaggaggggaggccccaacccaggacccctgccctcctgggggcACTTCCAGCTCCTCCAGCACCCTGGCCCGAAAGGAAGCTGGGGGGCGGCGGAAGCGTGTAGAGTTTGTGACGTTCGCGCCAGCCCCTCCGGCCCAGCTGCCTGAGGAGCCCGTAGGGGGCCCTGCCGTGCAGTCCATCCTGGTGGCAGGCGAGGAGGACATCCGCTGGGTGTGTGAGGACATGGGGCTGAAGGACCCCGAGGAGCTTCGTAACTACATGGAGAGGATCCGGGGCAGCTCCtga